The genomic interval TCCAATTATCTCACTCCAATTTTGTCGACATTTACTTAATTTATATCATATCCTTTTTATTTTTATTTTTCAACAAAAACTTTACATATTATTAATAACCAGTTTAAAGTCTTTTTGTTTATTTTTCACATTTTAAAAAAATATTGTATTTTATTAAAAAAATAAGTAAAAAATATATTTACAAAAGCTTTTTTTTGTGGTATAGTAGTTGCGATGACCTTTTGCTCGGATTAGGGACAAAACGTGGTTTTATGCTTTTAAAGCCCTTCACCTTACCCTTTTCTTAGCTTTGGGCGAATAATTTCGGAGGTGAAAGAAATGTTAAAGGACGTTAAGCAGTCAGTTATTGCTGCAAACCGTACTCATGAGACCGATACAGGTTCTCCCGAGGTGCAGATTGCTATTCTTACTAACAGAATAAACTCTCTTACTGAGCACCTTAAAGAGCACAAAAACGACCACCATTCACGCAGAGGTTTGCTTAAAATGGTTGGTAAAAGACGTAATCTTTTGAACTACCTTATGAAGAAGGATATCGAAAGATACCGTGCTATCATTGCTAAGCTTGAGCTTAGAAAGTAAAAAAGATATAGGAGGGTACGAAACTTGTACCCTCCTTTGTCGCAATTGGCGGCAGTATTTAGAACTTGCGGGAATGCACCGATTACGTCGGTTTATTGCCTCAAGTGCTAAAATGTTGTCGCCGCAAAAAATTTTAAAGGAGATAAAAAAATGTACGAAAATCACAGAATTTTCAAAACCGAATTTACCGGTAGAACTCTTACCATTGAAACCGGAAAATTTGCAGAGCTTGCTAACGCTTCTGCCCTTGTAAGATTTGGCGATACAGTTGTTCTTGCAACAGCTACCATGGCTCCCAAGCCTCGTGACGGAATTGATTATTTTCCCTTGTCCGTTGATTATGAGGAGCGTCTTTATTCAGTAGGTAAAATTCCCGGAAGCTTTTTAAAGCGTGAAGGCAGACCTTCCGATAAGGCTATCCTTGCTTCCCGTGTTATTGACAGACCCTTGAGACCTCTCTTCCCTAAGGATATGAGAAATGACGTTGCAGTTAATCTTCTTGTTTTATCTGTTGACAATGACAATTCTCCCGAAATTGCCGGAATGATAGGTGCTTCTATTGCTCTTACAATTTCCGATATTCCCTGGGCAGGTCCTATCGGCGGTATGTCCGTTGGTTATGTGGACAACGAAATCATTTTAAACCCCAATACAGTACAAAGAGAAAAGAGCCTTCTTTCCCTTACTGTTGCCGCTTCTGAGAAAAAGGTTGTTATGATTGAAGCAGGCGCTAAGGAAATAAGCGACGAAGTTATGTTCGACGCTATTATGAAAGCTCACGAAGAAATTAAAAAGCTTATTGTATTTATCAATGAAATCAAAGCTGAGGTTGGTAAAGAAAAGATTGCTTTTGAATCTCAGGAAGTTGATCCCGAAATGTTCGAAGCAGTTAAGGAATACTGCATCGAGGCTGTAAGAGAAGCTATGTATACTGATGATAAAACTGTCAGAGATGCTCGTTTGCTTCCTATTTACGAAGATGTTTTGGCTCACTTTGCAGAAATTTATCCTGACAGCGAGGCTGCTCTTAACGAGTGTATGTATAAGCTTCAGAAATTTGTTGTTCGCCGCTGGATACTTGACGAAGGCAAGCGTGTAGACGGCAGAGGACTTCTTGATTTAAGACCTCTTCATGCTGAGGTTGGCGTTCTTCCCAGAACTCACGGTTCAGGTCTTTTCGCAAGAGGACAAACTCAGGTACTAACTATTGCTACCTTAGGAACAATTGCAGAAGCTCAGATGCTTGACGGAATTGACCTTGAGGAAACAAAAAGATATATGCATCACTACAATATGCCCTCTTACTCTGTTGGCGATACCCGTCCTTCAAGAGGCCCCGGCAGACGTGAAATTGGTCACGGCGCTCTTGCCGAAAGAGCTCTTGAGCCTGTTATCCCCTCTGAAGAAGAGTTTCCCTATGCAATCCGCCTTGTTTCTGAGGTTTTAACCTCTAATGGTTCTACCTCTCAGGGTTCTATCTGTGGTTCTACTCTTGCTCTTATGGATGCAGGGGTTCCCATTAAGAAGCCTGTTGCAGGTATCTCCTGCGGTCTTGTTACTGAGGGCGACCGTTGGCTTACAATGGTTGATATTCAAGGTATTGAAGACTTCTTCGGCGATATGGACTTTAAGGTTGCAGGTACACATGACGGTATCACTGCTATCCAGATGGACCTTAAGATTGACGGTTTAACTCCCGAAATAATCAAAAAAGCATTTGAACAGACTCACGTTGCAAGAAATTATATTCTTGACGAGGTTATGCTTAAGGCTATTCCCGAGCCCAGAAAAGAGCTTTCAAAATATGCTCCCAAAATGCTTTCAATGAATATTGACCCCGAGAAAATCCGTGACGTTATCGGTAAAGGCGGATGTGTAATTCAGAAAATTACTGCTGACACCGGCGTTAAAATCGACATTGAGGATGACGGCAAGGTATTTATTGCAGCTACCGATTTGGAAGCAGGCGAAAAAGCTATGTCCATCATCAATGCAATTGTTAATGACCCTGAAATAGGAACTATTTTCTGCGGTAAGGTTACAAGAATTCTTAAATTCGGTTGCTTTGTTGAATTTGCACCCGGCAAGGAAGGTCTTGTTCACATTTCTCAGCTTGACACAAAGCGTGTTGAAAAGGTTGAAGATGTTGTTTCTGTTGGCGATGAAATCTTCGTTAAGGTTGTTGAAATCGACGACCAGGGTAGAATCAATCTTTCAAGAAAACAGGCTCTGTAATTTATATAAATTTAAAGCTTCGGACACAAATTAGTGCCCGAAGCTTTTTAGGGGATAGGAAAATCAAGCAGAATCTGTCAATTTCGCGCCGACAAATTTTTGTCGGCGGTTACCCGACGGTGTACAGAGGTACTCCGAGGGCGAAATTGGCAGATAGCATAAAACGTATATTTCTTAAAAGAATTAGCAAAAAGATGTTTTTCTATTGTTTTTACTCTTTCTTTTATTAAATGATGGTATATAGTTGTTTTATTTACTTGTTTTATGCGCTCTGCGTTTTTTTACATCCCCTTTTATAATATTATGCAAATAAGTCCGCCACTACCTTCGTTAATAATTCTCTGTAAGGTTTCCTGAATTTTATCCCTTGCATCGTCGGGCATTTTATACAGCTTATTTTGTAAGCCTTCATTTACAAGCTCGTGTAAGGATTTACCGAAAATATTGCTTTCCCAAAGCTTCTGCGGATTTTCTTCATAATCCATAAGTAAGTATTTAACAAGCTCTTCCGACTGCTTTTCGCTCCCAACTATAGGACTTACTTCTGTTTCAATATTAGCCCGTATCATATGTATCGACGGTGCTGATGCCTTTAAGCGAACTCCGTATTTTCCGCCCTGTTTAACTATTTCGGGCTCTTCAAGAGTCATTTCGTCCATATCGGGAGTAACTATTCCGTATCCGATAGTTTCAGCATCGTTTAACGCATCTTGTATTTTAGAATATTCTTTTTTAATTGAGGAAAGCTCTCTCAGTGTTGTCATAAGCTGTGCATCATTATCAATTTCAAGACCTGTTGTTTCACTCAAAACTTGATAAAAGAGAGTTTCGGGGAAACTAAGCTCTATGCAGGCACAGCCTGTGCCCAAGTCAATTCCTGCAACATTGGAATTAGTTATATATTCATTGTCAATAAGCTTATCTGCCATAGCCTTAATATGACTTATTTTTGAAATTCCTTTTGACGCTTCAACAATGCTTTGAAGCACTGATTTCTTTAAAATATGAGTTGAGGGTAAAGAGTTAAACCAAGGTGATAAATTTATTCCTATCTCAGTTACGGGAAATTCAAAAAGCACCTTTTCCAAAATATTTTTTATGTCATCCTGTCCCAATTCAAGACAGTTTACGGGCATTACGGTAACACCGTAATTTTGTGAAAGCTCCTTTGCCATTTTTTTTGCATCTTCCGAATCAGGATTTACTGTATTCAAAAGCACTATAAAGGGTTTATTTATTTGCTTAAGCTCATTAACTACTCTTTTTTCAATCTCTTCATATTCTAATCTCGGTATTTCCCCTATTGTGCCGTCAGTAGTTATAAGTAAGCCTATTGTAGAATGCTCGTTAATTACCTTTTGCGTACCTATTTCTGCTGCCATATTAAACGGTATTTCTTCTTCAAACCAAGGAGTGCTTACCATTCT from Oscillospiraceae bacterium carries:
- the rpsO gene encoding 30S ribosomal protein S15, coding for MLKDVKQSVIAANRTHETDTGSPEVQIAILTNRINSLTEHLKEHKNDHHSRRGLLKMVGKRRNLLNYLMKKDIERYRAIIAKLELRK
- a CDS encoding polyribonucleotide nucleotidyltransferase gives rise to the protein MYENHRIFKTEFTGRTLTIETGKFAELANASALVRFGDTVVLATATMAPKPRDGIDYFPLSVDYEERLYSVGKIPGSFLKREGRPSDKAILASRVIDRPLRPLFPKDMRNDVAVNLLVLSVDNDNSPEIAGMIGASIALTISDIPWAGPIGGMSVGYVDNEIILNPNTVQREKSLLSLTVAASEKKVVMIEAGAKEISDEVMFDAIMKAHEEIKKLIVFINEIKAEVGKEKIAFESQEVDPEMFEAVKEYCIEAVREAMYTDDKTVRDARLLPIYEDVLAHFAEIYPDSEAALNECMYKLQKFVVRRWILDEGKRVDGRGLLDLRPLHAEVGVLPRTHGSGLFARGQTQVLTIATLGTIAEAQMLDGIDLEETKRYMHHYNMPSYSVGDTRPSRGPGRREIGHGALAERALEPVIPSEEEFPYAIRLVSEVLTSNGSTSQGSICGSTLALMDAGVPIKKPVAGISCGLVTEGDRWLTMVDIQGIEDFFGDMDFKVAGTHDGITAIQMDLKIDGLTPEIIKKAFEQTHVARNYILDEVMLKAIPEPRKELSKYAPKMLSMNIDPEKIRDVIGKGGCVIQKITADTGVKIDIEDDGKVFIAATDLEAGEKAMSIINAIVNDPEIGTIFCGKVTRILKFGCFVEFAPGKEGLVHISQLDTKRVEKVEDVVSVGDEIFVKVVEIDDQGRINLSRKQAL
- the spoIVA gene encoding stage IV sporulation protein A, which codes for MKLMNLYQNIARRTQGDIYIGVVGPVRTGKSTFIKRFMETLVVPNISDDFKKERAVDELPQSAAGRTIMTTEPKFIPNEAVEITVDKNATFKVRMIDCVGYIVPSALGYIENEMPRMVSTPWFEEEIPFNMAAEIGTQKVINEHSTIGLLITTDGTIGEIPRLEYEEIEKRVVNELKQINKPFIVLLNTVNPDSEDAKKMAKELSQNYGVTVMPVNCLELGQDDIKNILEKVLFEFPVTEIGINLSPWFNSLPSTHILKKSVLQSIVEASKGISKISHIKAMADKLIDNEYITNSNVAGIDLGTGCACIELSFPETLFYQVLSETTGLEIDNDAQLMTTLRELSSIKKEYSKIQDALNDAETIGYGIVTPDMDEMTLEEPEIVKQGGKYGVRLKASAPSIHMIRANIETEVSPIVGSEKQSEELVKYLLMDYEENPQKLWESNIFGKSLHELVNEGLQNKLYKMPDDARDKIQETLQRIINEGSGGLICIIL